One window of the Myxococcus virescens genome contains the following:
- a CDS encoding phage tail sheath subtilisin-like domain-containing protein, with translation MSTSTSGFAGPARKGPTNGTPALVTSFAEFIRLFGGLGDLDLTGTDETTNYLAHSVRAYFNEGGARLYVARVFSGTPASATAQAEVIPNANADLRARFTARFPGSGGNGTITAQEVLTPATVGAMRRAPVGSMVRLNQTAASAARVVGTLPPPFSLPDGTTLTLQIDGGPDVTLTFLGRNAEAGATAELDPTTTFLEANSTLTVTLGGQVQTLTLPTDGPLTPLEVVDHLNRQIRGGYARLSGADDAAPAGRLILGTDARGTQALIEVSANPQLKLDAQTVDNAADPANNNVGDLGEVTLGDLQALLGANANASVEDSKLVISHPVPGAGHTLEVTAVSSSALGLDAPTVEPGADGTPGETWWVKQADSTWSNGSDTLPLPADAASQFQQLPGGSSFVTLTVITQDADGQERSYEGLGLDRSHPRYLGSVLTPTPTTLSEQMERLYAFEAGTSVSVFALRAALASGPFALTGGTDGSAPGAAQYDDALDRLGGVEDISIIAAPGSSAYASAQAVRLSLISAAEKRRAYRVAVLDTPRGLGPQDAMDVRAQLDSTKAALYYPWVVVANPLARPDAADVPREIALPPSAFVCGIYARSDIERGVFKAPANEVVRGALRFEQDINFAQQETLNPQGINCLRFFPGRGYRVWGARTISSDPEWKYVNVRRYFNFLERSIDEGTQWAVFEPNGERLWANIRETIGSFLENQWRTGAFLGTEPRQAFFVRCDRTTMDQNDLDNGRLVCLIGVAVVKPAEFVIFRVGQKTADART, from the coding sequence GTGAGTACCAGCACCAGTGGCTTCGCGGGTCCTGCTCGCAAGGGTCCCACGAATGGCACGCCGGCGCTCGTCACGAGCTTCGCCGAGTTCATCCGGCTGTTTGGGGGTCTTGGCGATCTGGACCTGACCGGTACGGACGAAACGACGAACTACCTGGCGCACTCGGTGCGTGCGTACTTCAACGAAGGCGGCGCGCGCCTCTACGTGGCGCGGGTCTTCTCGGGCACGCCCGCCAGCGCCACCGCCCAGGCGGAGGTCATCCCCAACGCCAACGCCGACCTGCGCGCGCGCTTCACCGCACGGTTTCCGGGCAGCGGCGGCAACGGCACCATCACGGCGCAGGAGGTGCTGACGCCTGCCACGGTCGGTGCCATGCGGCGCGCGCCTGTTGGCAGCATGGTGCGGCTGAATCAGACCGCGGCCTCCGCCGCGCGCGTGGTGGGCACCCTCCCGCCGCCGTTCAGCCTCCCTGACGGCACCACGCTCACGCTCCAAATCGATGGAGGCCCGGACGTCACCCTCACCTTCCTGGGCCGCAACGCCGAGGCGGGTGCGACCGCGGAGCTCGACCCTACCACCACGTTCCTTGAAGCCAACAGCACGCTCACCGTCACCCTGGGCGGACAGGTGCAAACGCTCACCCTGCCCACCGACGGCCCGCTGACGCCCTTGGAGGTCGTGGACCACCTCAACCGGCAAATCCGCGGCGGCTATGCCCGGCTGAGCGGCGCTGATGACGCGGCGCCCGCCGGACGGCTCATCCTGGGCACGGACGCCCGAGGCACCCAGGCGCTCATCGAAGTCTCCGCGAATCCCCAGCTCAAGCTGGACGCCCAGACGGTGGACAACGCGGCGGACCCGGCGAACAACAACGTGGGCGACCTGGGCGAGGTGACGCTGGGCGACCTCCAGGCCTTGCTGGGCGCCAACGCGAATGCCTCGGTCGAGGACAGCAAGCTCGTCATCTCCCACCCGGTTCCTGGTGCCGGTCACACGCTGGAGGTGACGGCGGTCAGCTCCAGCGCGCTCGGTCTCGACGCGCCCACGGTCGAACCCGGCGCGGACGGTACGCCCGGCGAGACGTGGTGGGTGAAGCAGGCGGACAGTACCTGGTCCAACGGAAGTGACACGCTCCCCCTTCCGGCGGATGCGGCCTCCCAGTTCCAGCAGCTCCCGGGAGGGAGCAGCTTCGTCACGTTGACCGTCATCACCCAGGACGCGGATGGGCAGGAACGGAGCTACGAAGGGCTGGGACTCGACCGTTCCCACCCGCGCTACCTCGGCAGTGTGCTCACGCCCACGCCAACGACGCTCTCCGAGCAGATGGAGCGGCTGTACGCGTTCGAGGCAGGCACCAGCGTGTCGGTGTTCGCGCTCCGCGCGGCCCTGGCCTCGGGGCCGTTCGCGCTCACGGGAGGCACGGACGGTTCGGCGCCCGGTGCCGCACAGTATGACGACGCCCTGGACCGCCTGGGAGGTGTGGAGGACATCTCCATCATCGCCGCGCCAGGCTCGTCCGCCTATGCGTCGGCGCAAGCCGTGCGGCTGAGCCTCATCAGCGCGGCGGAGAAGCGCCGTGCGTACCGCGTGGCCGTGCTCGACACGCCGCGCGGACTGGGCCCCCAGGACGCGATGGACGTGCGCGCGCAGCTCGACTCCACCAAGGCGGCGCTCTACTACCCATGGGTCGTCGTGGCCAACCCGCTGGCCCGTCCCGACGCCGCGGACGTCCCCCGTGAAATCGCGCTGCCGCCTTCCGCGTTCGTGTGCGGCATCTACGCGCGAAGCGACATCGAGCGTGGCGTGTTCAAGGCCCCCGCGAACGAGGTGGTCCGTGGCGCGCTGCGCTTCGAGCAGGACATCAACTTCGCGCAGCAGGAGACGCTGAACCCGCAGGGCATCAACTGCCTGCGCTTCTTCCCTGGACGCGGCTACCGCGTGTGGGGCGCCCGCACCATCAGCTCCGACCCGGAATGGAAGTACGTCAACGTCCGGCGCTACTTCAACTTCCTCGAGCGCTCCATCGACGAGGGGACGCAGTGGGCGGTGTTCGAGCCGAATGGCGAGCGGCTGTGGGCCAACATCCGGGAGACGATCGGCAGCTTCCTGGAGAACCAGTGGCGCACCGGCGCGTTCCTCGGCACCGAACCCAGGCAGGCGTTCTTCGTCCGGTGCGACCGGACCACCATGGACCAGAACGACCTCGATAACGGGCGGCTGGTCTGTCTCATCGGCGTCGCGGTGGTGAAGCCCGCCGAGTTCGTCATCTTCCGCGTCGGCCAGAAGACGGCGGATGCCCGGACCTAA
- a CDS encoding DUF4255 domain-containing protein has translation MASFSAVYSVGDSLVSYLRHAYELSREDDGLPACSFSLVPSTTMAGSETNAPPIDTPGVTLFLYRVSVNEHLRNESRPEGPPPLALDLHYLLTVWADSVDVEHRLMAWVMLRLHMHKALSASDLTPAGAWGPDDLVQIIPAEISHEDLARLWDALRRPYRPSLTYVARVVCIDVQGKPAGRPVVARRFDFTNEVPRR, from the coding sequence GTGGCCAGTTTTTCCGCCGTCTACTCGGTAGGTGACTCGCTGGTCTCGTACCTGCGGCACGCCTATGAGTTGTCTCGGGAAGACGATGGGCTCCCGGCCTGCAGCTTCAGTCTCGTGCCCAGCACGACCATGGCTGGAAGTGAGACCAACGCTCCGCCGATAGACACGCCCGGCGTCACGCTCTTCCTCTACCGCGTCTCCGTCAACGAGCACCTGCGCAACGAATCCAGGCCGGAGGGCCCCCCGCCGCTCGCCCTGGACCTGCATTACCTGCTCACCGTCTGGGCAGACTCCGTCGACGTCGAACACCGCCTCATGGCCTGGGTCATGTTGCGATTGCACATGCATAAGGCGCTGAGCGCCTCGGACCTCACCCCCGCGGGAGCCTGGGGACCCGATGATCTCGTGCAGATCATCCCCGCGGAAATCAGTCACGAAGACCTCGCCCGGCTCTGGGATGCCTTGCGCCGCCCCTACCGGCCCAGCCTGACGTACGTGGCGCGCGTGGTGTGCATCGACGTGCAGGGCAAGCCGGCTGGAAGACCCGTGGTGGCGCGTCGCTTCGACTTCACGAACGAGGTTCCCAGGCGATGA
- a CDS encoding phage tail protein has translation MSDATFVLHTFRFELAFQPEPLSGSGGGDAPVDGAFSECSGLEATMEPRVIQVGGHNLGAVQRAGPVTFGTVVLKRGISEGERLLRWFARVTSGDYGYRCTVRIRLKAPSENGELRTVLTYKLDRALPVKFKAADFNARATEVGIEELHLVHEGLTLEEE, from the coding sequence ATGAGCGATGCGACCTTTGTCCTGCACACCTTCCGCTTCGAGCTCGCGTTCCAGCCGGAGCCGCTGTCCGGAAGCGGCGGGGGCGACGCTCCGGTGGATGGCGCGTTCTCCGAGTGCTCCGGGCTGGAGGCCACGATGGAGCCGCGCGTGATTCAGGTCGGTGGCCACAACCTGGGCGCCGTTCAGCGCGCAGGTCCCGTGACCTTCGGCACGGTGGTGCTCAAGCGGGGCATTTCGGAAGGAGAACGGCTGCTGCGCTGGTTCGCGCGAGTCACGTCGGGAGACTACGGCTACCGCTGCACGGTGCGCATCCGACTCAAGGCGCCGTCGGAGAACGGCGAACTGCGGACGGTGCTCACCTACAAGCTCGACCGGGCCCTGCCCGTGAAGTTCAAGGCGGCCGACTTCAACGCTCGGGCGACCGAGGTCGGTATCGAAGAACTGCACCTCGTCCACGAGGGGCTGACCCTCGAGGAGGAATGA
- a CDS encoding phage tail protein, translated as MTTRPTPYGAFNFEVSFDGTSFGGFSDVSGLNTEITLSEYRDGNDPENHVRKVPGPFKTGDVTLKRGIVDSRAIWSWVEDVRRNGPLGRKAAVTIRLLDEARNPVQSWKLVNVTPMKFSGPTLAAKGGGDVAMEELVLSAETVRMGFPDVD; from the coding sequence ATGACCACCCGTCCCACGCCCTACGGCGCCTTCAACTTCGAAGTCAGCTTCGATGGAACGTCCTTCGGTGGATTCTCCGACGTGTCCGGGCTGAACACCGAAATCACCCTCTCCGAGTACCGCGACGGCAACGACCCGGAGAACCATGTGCGCAAGGTCCCCGGTCCCTTCAAGACCGGGGACGTGACGCTCAAGCGCGGCATCGTCGACTCCCGGGCCATCTGGAGCTGGGTGGAGGACGTGCGCCGCAACGGTCCACTCGGGCGCAAGGCGGCCGTCACCATCCGGCTGCTCGACGAGGCGCGCAACCCCGTGCAGTCCTGGAAGCTGGTGAACGTCACCCCCATGAAGTTCTCCGGCCCCACGCTGGCCGCCAAGGGGGGCGGAGACGTGGCCATGGAAGAGCTCGTCCTCTCCGCTGAAACGGTGCGGATGGGCTTCCCGGACGTGGACTGA
- a CDS encoding phage tail sheath protein, with translation MRRLTFEATERVAPSAPERMDVACFVGFVRRRPESPVAAALSRYLFEQGWMTAPTLRVDPSDPQHPLTDVPLPFESFGAFERHFDWRARTGLTPDEPTALGAAVRAFFAQGGRKCYVIRMADPLPPEQDRPTRLQRLNLLLPGSRLPAPPGMEHAASAIDRTTWHGAAHLFGLPDVSFLCLPDLPELVAEVPEPLPVPRLPPLGAPGFGPCVIPLGEAGPQWRTPEREAPRCDLTGYQDWAGFLAILAELLRDRRLRETHLIASLPLPSASLVFDTAAGKRTAMQDMGRFLHEHGLLLPFQSAFIQLAYPWLQTAGSVGLPENLEAPEGVLTGVLARNALLRGTFRNTLGLSLVDVRRVFPIPSTRDLTPRLPEAGPRGLVERVSLLGPTPLGLQVLSDVTSSNMASHRQAPVSRLLSSVLRAARQMGVDLTFSASNETTWRELRYQFEAMLGRYYEAGALRGANRGEAFSVRCDRTTMTQDDLDAGRLVVMVELDPAASLERLHVRLSSLEGGVTLRQEDAA, from the coding sequence ATGCGGCGCCTGACTTTCGAAGCGACAGAGCGCGTGGCGCCCAGCGCGCCCGAGCGGATGGACGTGGCCTGCTTCGTCGGCTTCGTCCGCCGTCGTCCGGAGTCGCCCGTGGCGGCGGCCCTGTCGCGCTACTTGTTCGAGCAAGGGTGGATGACCGCCCCCACGCTCCGCGTGGACCCCAGCGATCCGCAGCATCCCCTCACCGACGTCCCCCTGCCCTTCGAGAGCTTTGGCGCCTTCGAGCGGCACTTCGACTGGCGAGCGCGCACCGGCCTCACGCCCGATGAGCCCACGGCCCTGGGGGCGGCGGTCCGCGCCTTCTTCGCGCAGGGGGGACGCAAGTGCTACGTGATACGGATGGCGGACCCGCTCCCTCCGGAGCAGGACCGCCCGACACGGCTCCAGCGCCTCAATCTGCTGCTTCCGGGCAGTCGGCTGCCCGCGCCTCCTGGAATGGAGCATGCCGCGTCCGCCATCGACCGGACGACGTGGCACGGCGCGGCGCACCTGTTTGGCCTGCCCGACGTCTCCTTCCTGTGCCTTCCGGACCTGCCAGAGCTGGTCGCGGAAGTGCCCGAGCCCCTGCCCGTTCCCCGCCTCCCGCCCCTCGGTGCTCCTGGATTTGGCCCGTGTGTGATTCCCCTGGGAGAAGCCGGACCCCAGTGGCGCACGCCGGAGCGCGAGGCGCCGCGTTGTGACCTGACCGGCTACCAGGACTGGGCCGGCTTCCTCGCCATCCTCGCGGAGCTGCTGCGTGACCGGCGCCTGCGAGAGACACACCTGATCGCATCGCTGCCGCTCCCCTCCGCCAGCCTCGTCTTCGATACAGCGGCCGGGAAGCGCACCGCGATGCAGGACATGGGGCGGTTCCTGCACGAGCACGGCCTCCTCCTCCCGTTCCAGAGCGCCTTCATCCAGCTCGCCTATCCCTGGCTCCAGACCGCTGGCTCCGTGGGCCTGCCGGAGAACCTCGAGGCGCCGGAGGGCGTCCTGACGGGCGTCCTGGCGCGCAATGCGCTGCTGAGAGGGACGTTTCGGAACACCCTGGGGCTGTCGCTGGTCGATGTGCGACGTGTCTTCCCGATTCCCTCGACGCGGGACCTGACGCCCCGGCTTCCGGAAGCAGGCCCGAGGGGACTTGTCGAGCGCGTGTCCTTGTTGGGCCCAACGCCGCTCGGGCTGCAGGTGCTCTCGGATGTGACCTCCAGCAACATGGCCAGCCACCGGCAGGCGCCGGTGAGCCGGTTGCTATCCTCGGTCCTCAGGGCCGCGCGGCAGATGGGCGTGGACCTGACGTTCTCGGCCTCCAACGAGACCACCTGGCGGGAGCTCCGCTACCAGTTCGAGGCCATGCTGGGCCGATACTACGAAGCGGGTGCGCTGCGCGGAGCGAACCGCGGCGAGGCGTTCTCCGTGCGGTGCGACCGGACCACCATGACCCAGGACGACCTGGATGCAGGCCGCCTCGTCGTCATGGTCGAGTTGGATCCCGCGGCCTCACTCGAACGCTTGCACGTGAGGCTTTCGTCGCTGGAGGGCGGCGTCACGCTACGGCAGGAGGACGCCGCATGA
- a CDS encoding phage late control D family protein, translated as MTDATSQPEHHRPTVRIFGKADARVTGLVSSMRVEEAEGGLCSLELRFEAVARYADTVAEQVFEDEQLLRLGASIGIYTGPESAPQEIFRGVITGIEAVFSHDSAPEFVVLAEDALQKARLARRTHVHSDLKLAELAEKLARDLGLTPIITGLRESLGLQVQWNESDLAFVRRLLATRDADLQVTGDELHVSARSAVRRGTLELTLYSELRRVRVTADLAHQATQVTCTGWNAIQGAAVSGQSAGSRPGPGAGRTGAELLPQTLGPRTEHLGSLPVSTSDEATAIARAAFDARARRFVRVDATAEGTPALRVGTHVRLSGMSARFDNTYYVVRASHRYDTLHGYETDFEAECAFLGEP; from the coding sequence ATGACTGACGCCACGTCACAGCCAGAACATCACCGCCCCACGGTGCGCATCTTCGGCAAGGCCGACGCACGCGTCACCGGTCTGGTCAGCAGCATGCGGGTCGAGGAAGCCGAAGGCGGCCTGTGCTCGCTCGAGCTGCGCTTCGAGGCAGTCGCCCGCTACGCCGACACCGTGGCCGAGCAGGTCTTCGAGGACGAGCAGTTGCTCAGGCTCGGGGCCTCCATCGGCATCTACACCGGTCCCGAGAGCGCCCCTCAGGAGATTTTTCGCGGCGTCATCACCGGAATCGAAGCCGTGTTCTCGCACGACTCCGCGCCGGAGTTCGTCGTGCTCGCCGAGGACGCACTGCAGAAAGCAAGGCTCGCGCGGCGCACGCACGTCCACAGCGACCTCAAGCTGGCCGAGCTGGCGGAGAAGCTCGCCCGGGACCTGGGCCTGACGCCCATCATCACAGGCCTTCGCGAGTCCCTGGGCCTCCAGGTCCAGTGGAACGAAAGCGACCTGGCCTTCGTGCGGCGATTGCTGGCCACACGGGATGCGGACCTGCAGGTGACGGGTGACGAGCTCCACGTCTCCGCACGGAGCGCGGTGCGCCGGGGCACCTTGGAGCTGACCCTCTACTCCGAGCTCCGCCGGGTGCGCGTCACGGCGGACCTGGCGCATCAGGCCACCCAGGTCACCTGCACCGGGTGGAACGCCATCCAGGGGGCCGCGGTCTCCGGCCAGAGCGCCGGCTCGCGTCCCGGCCCGGGCGCGGGTCGTACCGGCGCGGAGCTGCTCCCGCAGACGCTGGGCCCTCGGACAGAGCACCTCGGGTCGCTGCCCGTGTCCACCAGCGACGAGGCCACCGCCATCGCCAGGGCCGCCTTCGATGCGCGCGCCCGGCGCTTTGTCCGCGTCGACGCCACCGCGGAGGGCACCCCCGCGCTCCGCGTGGGGACGCACGTGAGGCTCAGCGGCATGAGCGCTCGCTTCGACAACACCTA